The proteins below come from a single Tenuifilum thalassicum genomic window:
- a CDS encoding DUF4870 domain-containing protein, whose protein sequence is MEFYPIPQPDEVSDIEKDDAMGAYFMMFATTGLGLPLPIINLIASIIYYYLNRSKGRFVQFHSLQSLYSQIPVTLLNSALVIWAIINLVNDTPFTNTFWGLVITAGIFNIIYFIFSIIAAVKAKKGRFFYFLFFGKLAYIQAYKKMPTNENVKVNLNKPPL, encoded by the coding sequence ATGGAGTTTTATCCTATACCCCAACCCGATGAAGTAAGCGATATAGAAAAAGATGATGCAATGGGGGCATACTTTATGATGTTTGCCACAACAGGACTTGGTCTTCCACTCCCCATCATTAATCTTATTGCATCAATTATTTACTACTATTTAAACCGTTCTAAAGGTAGGTTTGTGCAGTTCCACTCTTTACAATCGCTTTACTCGCAAATACCAGTTACACTGCTAAACAGCGCACTTGTCATCTGGGCTATTATAAACCTTGTAAATGATACCCCATTCACAAACACCTTTTGGGGACTGGTTATCACGGCTGGTATCTTTAACATAATCTATTTCATATTCAGCATAATTGCTGCAGTAAAGGCTAAAAAGGGGCGTTTCTTCTACTTTCTCTTTTTTGGAAAACTTGCTTACATTCAGGCATACAAGAAAATGCCAACAAACGAAAATGTTAAAGTTAATTTGAATAAGCCACCTTTATAG